GCCGGTGCGCGAGCGCTGGCCGAGCGCCGCACCCGAGGTCGGCCGCGCGCTCATCGCCGCGCAGAAGCCGAAGCCGCCGGCAGCCCCCGCGCAGCCGGCGGCGCAGCCTGCCGCGCTGCCAGCGGTGGCCGCGCCGCCGCCGAGCACCGAGGCGAAGGCGCCGGTTTCCGAAGCGCGCGCGGCGAACGCCGAGCCGGCGAGCGGCGCTTCGCGGCGTGCAGCGAGGCGAAGCGAGCCGTCGGCTCGCGGAAGCCGAGCGGAGATCGAGCGGTCTGTGTCGCCCGTCGCTGCGCGCGTGCCCGCAAGCACCGAGGCTGCGTCGCTCGCCTCGCTCGCTCAATAACAACTCGAAAGAACGCCCGTGAAGCTCTCCGAACTGCTCGCCACCCTGCCCGCCGCACTCGCGCCGAAGCAGCTCCCCGCGCTCGATCCCGTGATCCGCGGCATCCGCTACGACTCGCGCGCCGTCGCGCCGGGCGATCTGTTCGTCGCGCTGCGCGGAGCCACCGCCGACGGCCACGCCTACCTCGCACAGGCGCTCGCGCTGGGCGCCGTCGCGCTGCTCGTCGAAGAAGCGCCGGCGAACGCGGGCAACGCTGCGGTCGTGATCGTGCCCGACTCGCGCCGCGCCATGGCGCCCATCGCGAACGCGTTCTTCGGCGCGCCCTCCTCCGAGCTGGCGCTGATCGGCATCACCGGCACGAACGGCAAGACCAGCACCACGTTCCTCTGCGAGTCGATCCTGCGCGCCGCGGGCGAGCGCCCCGGCCTGATCGGCACCGTGGAGGTGCGATACGCCGAGGAGCGCATCCGCTCCGTCAACACCACGCCGGAGAGCCTCGACCTGCAGCGCTTGTTACGGGACATGCGCACGCGCGGCGTCTCGGCGGTGGCGATGGAGGTGAGCTCGCACGGGCTCGAGCTCGGGCGCGTCGAGGGTTGCACGTTCCGCGCAGCGGCGGTCACGAACGTGACGCAGGATCACCTCGACTTTCACGGCACGATGGAGGCTTATCAGGCCGCGAAGGAGCGGCTCTTCCACACGTACCTCGCGGCGGACGGCGTCGCCGTGATCAACGTGGACGACCCGCGCTCGCCCGGCTTCGTCGCCGCGGCGGAGAAGCGCGGTGCGCGGCGCGTGCTCGTGAGCAAGCGCAAGGACGCGCGCGCCGACGTGCGCGTGCTCGCCGCCGACGTGGCGCTCACCGGCACGCGCGCGCGCCTCGCGCTCCCGAGCGGCGAGCTCGAGGTCGCGCTGCCGCTGGTCGGCGACTTCAACCTCGAGAACCTCACCGTCGCGGTCGGCATCGCGGCCGGCCTCGAGATCGCGCCGCTCGCGATCGCGCGCGGCATCGCGAGCTGCCCGCAAGTGCCGGGCCGCATGCAGCGCGTCGGCGCCGAGCTCGCGAACGCGCCCACCGTGCTCGTGGACTACGCGCACACGCCCGACGCGGTGGAGAAGGTGCTGCGCAGCGTGCGCCCGCTGACGCGCGGCAAGCTGATCGCGGTGTTCGGCTGCGGCGGCGATCGCGACCGCACGAAGCGCCCGAAGATGGCCGAGGCCGTCGCGCGCCTCGCAGACCGCGCGGTGCTCACGAGCGACAACCCGCGCACGGAAGACCCGCAGCGCATCCTCGCCGACGTCGAGGCGGGCCTTGGCGCGATGCAGCGCGTGCCGAGCGCGGGGCTCGCCACCGCGCAGCGCGCGTACGTGGCGCTCGTCGATCGACGCGAAGCGATCGAGCTCGCCGTCGCGAGCGCGAAGCCCGAGGACACGATCGTGATCGCGGGCAAGGGCCACGAGGACTACCAGATCGTGGGGCGCGAGAAGTTCCCGTTCGACGACCGCGAAGAAGCGCAGCGCGCGCTCGAAAGGCGCGCGCGATGACGCTCGCCTTCACCGCCGCGGACGCCGCGCGCTGGGCGGGCGCGACGCTCGCGCGGGGCGATGCTTCGCGCGCGTTCACGAGCGTCTCGATCGACACGCGCACGATCGCGCCGGGCGCGCTGTTCGTCGCGATCCGCGGCGAGAAGCACGATGCGCACGCGTTCCTCGCCACCGCCCTCGCGAACGGCGCG
This window of the Deltaproteobacteria bacterium genome carries:
- a CDS encoding UDP-N-acetylmuramoyl-L-alanyl-D-glutamate--2,6-diaminopimelate ligase is translated as MLATLPAALAPKQLPALDPVIRGIRYDSRAVAPGDLFVALRGATADGHAYLAQALALGAVALLVEEAPANAGNAAVVIVPDSRRAMAPIANAFFGAPSSELALIGITGTNGKTSTTFLCESILRAAGERPGLIGTVEVRYAEERIRSVNTTPESLDLQRLLRDMRTRGVSAVAMEVSSHGLELGRVEGCTFRAAAVTNVTQDHLDFHGTMEAYQAAKERLFHTYLAADGVAVINVDDPRSPGFVAAAEKRGARRVLVSKRKDARADVRVLAADVALTGTRARLALPSGELEVALPLVGDFNLENLTVAVGIAAGLEIAPLAIARGIASCPQVPGRMQRVGAELANAPTVLVDYAHTPDAVEKVLRSVRPLTRGKLIAVFGCGGDRDRTKRPKMAEAVARLADRAVLTSDNPRTEDPQRILADVEAGLGAMQRVPSAGLATAQRAYVALVDRREAIELAVASAKPEDTIVIAGKGHEDYQIVGREKFPFDDREEAQRALERRAR